From a region of the Nitrospinota bacterium genome:
- a CDS encoding roadblock/LC7 domain-containing protein — protein MKDEQLRERRLVYYKDDLDQIDKLLEEFLKLSNARCIFLIDKEGHLITQKGVTQTFNSATLSALVAGAFAATKEMARILGETEFSVMFHQGKKDHIHLSLVGDRAITATVFDEKTTVGMVNLYAKELIVKLEKIFEIASKRVPPKDQNLELGYSDSVRDRLNDMFKD, from the coding sequence ATGAAAGACGAGCAACTCAGGGAACGAAGGCTTGTCTATTATAAGGACGATTTAGACCAGATAGACAAGCTTCTGGAGGAATTCCTGAAACTGTCCAACGCCAGGTGTATCTTCCTTATAGACAAAGAAGGGCACTTGATCACGCAGAAAGGGGTCACCCAAACGTTCAATTCGGCCACCCTTTCGGCGCTGGTGGCGGGCGCCTTCGCCGCGACAAAGGAAATGGCCCGCATCCTGGGGGAGACGGAGTTCTCGGTTATGTTCCACCAGGGGAAAAAGGACCATATCCATCTTTCCCTGGTGGGGGACAGGGCCATAACAGCCACGGTGTTCGACGAGAAGACTACCGTGGGCATGGTCAACCTTTACGCCAAGGAGCTTATCGTAAAGCTTGAAAAGATTTTCGAGATCGCATCCAAGAGAGTGCCTCCGAAGGACCAGAATCTGGAACTTGGGTATTCTGATTCGGTGAGAGACAGGCTCAACGATATGTTCAAGGACTGA